AACAGGTCGAAAGCATTGAAGCCGATGGCATCGCCGTCCGACTCTGGCGCAATGGTCAACCCGGTATCGCCGTCGCCTACGGAGAAGTCGAACCCCAAGCGCTCGTCGATCGGGCCCTCGCCATCAGCGACCTCAACCCAGCGGAAGACATCGAGCTGGGCACCACTCAACATCCGCAATACCCCACCGACGGCAGCACATTATCGGTCGATCAACTGGTCGAACAAGGCCGCAGTGCGATCGCCAAGATCCGCGATCGGTATCCCGAAGTCCTCTGTGGCGGCGGCTGGGACTGCGAAACTGAAACCACTCGCCTACTCAACTCCAAAGGGCTCGACTGCCACTACGAAGACATCACCCTCAGCAGCTACCTCGAAGTGGAATGGGTCCGGGGCGAAGACTTTCTGAACGTCTCAGATGGGGACATGAATCGCGATCGGCTCAACGAAGCAGCCTTTATTCAACGCATTTTGCAACATCTCGAATGGTGTCATGAAAACACCGATGCGCCCGATGGTCGCGTCCCCGTCTTACTCACCGCCAAAGCCGCTGACTTACTATGGGGCACAATCTACAACGCCCTGAATGGCAAACAAGTGCTGGAAAAATCCTCACCCTGGAGCGATCGACAAGGACAAGCCGTCATGTCCGAGTCACTTACCCTCCACCAAGACCCAACCAGTGGCCCTTTTAGCTGCCCATTCGATGATGAAGGCAGTATTACACAACCCCTCATGCTCGTGGAAGCAGGACAACTCACCAACTTTTATACCGATCGTCGCACGGGCAAACTGCTAGGCCAAGCCACAACGGGCAACGGCTTTCGATCGGATCTGGGGAGCTATCCAACACCGCGTTTATGCAATTTACTGGTCGAACCAGGTCAGCAGTCATTTGAGCAACTCGTGGCCAGCATCGATGACGGCCTCATCCTTGATCAAGTCCTAGGCGGCGGACCAGGGATTGCGGGCGAT
Above is a window of Romeriopsis navalis LEGE 11480 DNA encoding:
- a CDS encoding TldD/PmbA family protein: MPSSPEQFLELALKSGAEDAEVFQSTSTSSPISFEANRLKQVESIEADGIAVRLWRNGQPGIAVAYGEVEPQALVDRALAISDLNPAEDIELGTTQHPQYPTDGSTLSVDQLVEQGRSAIAKIRDRYPEVLCGGGWDCETETTRLLNSKGLDCHYEDITLSSYLEVEWVRGEDFLNVSDGDMNRDRLNEAAFIQRILQHLEWCHENTDAPDGRVPVLLTAKAADLLWGTIYNALNGKQVLEKSSPWSDRQGQAVMSESLTLHQDPTSGPFSCPFDDEGSITQPLMLVEAGQLTNFYTDRRTGKLLGQATTGNGFRSDLGSYPTPRLCNLLVEPGQQSFEQLVASIDDGLILDQVLGGGPGIAGDFSVNVDLGYRVKQGKIVGRVKDTMVAGNCYQTLKNPVVLGNDADWSGSCHTPSVIVEGLSVTGRSPE